The DNA window GACGTAGACGCAGGCAATTTGCATGCGTTAAAACGCAATTTGTGCGCGTTTCCCGGCCGCGGCCGCAACGTTACTCTGCCCCGGTTACACCAACCTTCCTCATCACCCATTCCATTCTGCTGGCCGAGATGCCTCTTCCCAGCCACTCTGGTCCACAGCACGTTCCACTGGGTCTCTTCAACGCAACGGGATCTCCTGCAGCTTTAATACGCCCGCCCTTGATTGCACGGCCtaagtgcactgagaaaaatcaaaactaaGCAGTGTTAAATCAAATTCAATAGTGCCTGCATTGGTTGCCTTTAACtttatttacatttgatttTGAGAAGGAAAGCTTCCGTTTACtaattcttatttatttaagtaacTATCTACGATTTTTCTCTCTGTATGGACATGTGGATCTGCGGCTGTTTCCGCTGATTCGCCTGGCCGGCAATCTGTGCGGCCAGCTTCTGTGTCGCTCTGTTTATTGGCTTTAATTGCGCTGTATTTGCTgcggtggtgctggtggtgctagTGGTGCTGTAGGAGCTGGTGGTGCTGAAATCGGTGGTTTCGTATGCCGGGTGGTGCCGCTATCACCTCTCGTTGACCCTACGATTGACCTTATTGTGGCTTTTCTCTGGGGTCGCGTGATAAACTTGCACACACAGCTGCGTTGTGCAAAAGGCAGCACGGTGACATGAGCCACCAGCATGGCATTTTAAAAATGCCCCACTAAACTGGGTCAAAGCACCAGCTGCAAGTGAAACATAATGCAACACAGCCAGCCGGGTGGATAAGTCAAGCAGCAGCTGTGACTGTGCACCACCCACGGGGAGAGCAACAGCACCACCCACAAAGTTTGCCAGCCGTTTAACCTCTTTGCCAGATTTCTGGCGGTTTAAGTGGCTGAGCTTATTAAAGCCCATTTAATTGGTGGTGCTCTCCAGCGGCGCCTTCCAGCGAAAACTTGACCCTAATTTGGGTGGCAGTTCCCCCAGAGAAATGGGAGAACTAGGACTTGAGTGGGAGTCCTGCGAGTGGAGCACTCCCTTTTTGCACTGAGGGAAACATTTTGCGCGGCTTGCTGCACGAAAGATAAAGGCGGCATTGTTACTGACGCCATTTTTGtgttgttgccaccactgcagCCAGCTGCATTGTTCCGaccagctgccacgcccctttagACCCTGGTGGCCGCCCCCCTTTTCGCCGCATTGTGGCAATCTGTCAagctttaaattgaatttacgACTTTGTTTTCGTTGCGGGCTTATTTCATCTTCTTTTGTTTTCTTGTAGCCGCTGCCTCTGCAATTTCTAGCGATTTctttatggtttttttttctcctattttttattatttgctaAGGATAGAATAACAAACATTTTAGTGGTTGCTTGAGCTCGCCGCTTTTCCAGCTGCGCGGGAGGGGAATGTCAATTTCGGTTGCATTATgtaaatgtaatttttaagTTGGGTGTGCCCCCGAAATCGATATCCTTTCCAccgtacgtatgtatgtacatctCCGTTTGACGGCTTAAGCCCGGACCCAAATCCTTTGTGCTCCATTTAACTTGCACTCATGCATTAATTTAAACCGATTCCAGCCCGAATCGATCGATGACCATATATTTTCTATCCCCTGGCACATAACTCATTGCGGCATTCGGCAATCAGCGCGGCCCAAAAGGAGCAAGAATTCGCATTATAACGCAAATTTCGCCTTTTTGCAGCCGAATCTGAATTGGAATTGGGATTGCAACTGGGCGTTGCTCGTACCAAAATTGTTGTAAATTATTCAGCGGACATCGAGTGACTGGCAATGATGCTCAACCTCCTCCAGTTCCATCTCCTCCGATTAGCCATCTCCCCGGTCAATCAATAAAATATGAACGTGGTCGGGACTGCGGGAATCTGCGGCAATTATGTTGTGTGCAAGAGATCAGGGTTGAACGAGCCACTGTATCCATTGATATGCTAAATGCACGCCCCCGAAAAATGaccaactgactgactgactgactgacttcGCTCCTAAATTATGCACTTCACTTGAAAAATGCATTAGCCCGTTCACCCAGTCGCCCGGTTGCCCGGATTTATGTGTCCGCCTGGATACgggtgtatatatgtacatgtatgtatgcagCGGGGTACGTGGCTTGTGTGTCCCCAATCCGGCCGAGCTATTATCTATGCTGAGTCAGATGGGGGACTGAGCACATAAATTGCACATTTTCGTGCACACAAAATGGTAAATCAATTCCTATTACTATTACAGATCAGCGGATGGCTATAAGCCGCCTGTCCGGACTTTGGGCTGGCACATTTCCGTAGCCGGATCCGGCTGTTCCCTGGCAGGCAGCGTGCCGAATCCATCGAAATCCATCAATATATAGCTGTGGCCAAAACTTTTGAAGTGGCCTAAGCCAAGTGCAGATGGAGCGGACTTTGCGCACGGAAATTGCATTCTTCGGCTGGGCGAAAAGTGTCACCAGGAGTCAGGAAAAAATCCCCCTGTATTTGCAATCAGCTTTGTGATTTGGGTACTGGGAATGGGCAAGTTAATTGCTCATATGTCCCATTCTGCTCCAATGAAATGGACTTATTAGTTATGGGCGAGTCATTAAAAGCGCTGTCACTGCCGCTGTCACATGCATAAATTACACCATAATCTCATTTTAATGGTTAATTAAATTACCATAACGGTCAGCTGTCAAAACTGATGTCGCACCGATTTCTGGgaggaaaattggaaaattgcAACAGCAATAAAAAGAATTATGCGATTCGTGCATTAAATAAACCATGGCAAGCCGCATTTTGCACGGAGCATCAGGTTTCAGGTTTCTGGTTTCTGTTTTCATGTTTCATGGCGGCAGGACAATAAACCCGGGGCCACCTGGAATGGAACGTGATCCCCGGAAAGGCCTAGCCTGGCCGTTATGTTTATGCATCATAAATGCATTTTGCAGCTGGCAGCCAACCGCAGTGCAGTCATAAAACatttgcaacagcagcagcaacagcgaagCTGCAACAAATTGCAACTAGTGCAAGGACTACGGCGCCATCCCGGCCAACAAAGGCCACTAAAATGTACTTACCTATGTGGAAGAGATACACTCGGTTACATGGTTGCAATTCCTATTTATAAACAAAGGGCAAACCACGTCGAGCActcttaaataaaaaaaaaaataaaagccacACTCTGGAGGATTGTTTGGTGGCGGAGTGGTAACCATCTGATTGCTGGCATTTTTTATGTCCTGCATTTGGTAACCGGAAACGTGCATCTGTGGTTGTGGCTCAGAGATTGGAACAAGTTTATTACAAATCCCGGCACATAAACACGGCCCAAGGTGAGTGAGAGATCCTGGTGCCCGATAAAGGTGGAAAGTTATGCCCGGGATGCTGAAGGGATTCCGGATATGAAGGAAGCCAACGGGTCTAAATGCATTACGGAAAATCGATTATGTGCCATTCGGCAGCTGCAACTGCTTCTGCATTCTGCTCCTCTTCTGTGGCCATTAATCAGTCAGCCAGGCATTACTTGGCCAGAAATAGGAACTCAACTGAACCGGACTCACTGTGTTATGCGGGCAGAGCCACGCCCCTCATCTCGCCTTCCCATCCCTTGCCCTGACCTAATGGGGGCAGTTAAAAGCTTTCAACTCCCAGTGAGCAATGTGCTCCGGCCACGCCACAAAGGCCACAGATATGGCACTGAATGCAGTCGACGATGAGCGTTAAATGCTCGCTTCGTAAACGCCAATCCTTTAATAAGCCGGCCACGCCCAGTCACACGCTCCCGCCCCCAAAGTGGCGTGCATTTTCTCCGATTGAATAGTTCAATCAATTAGTTAATTGCAGTTCTGCTCGACCGGAGTGCACTGCACAAATCGAGGCACTTAGCAGCGGTCATTAGCAGGGCGAGTCCAGAGTCCTTCTGCGGATCCCCATTCCGGATATGAATGTGGGTGTGATGTGATTGCCAGGAAGGAGACGAGTTTGCCAGCTCCCAGTTTGCCAGCTTACCAGTTGGCCAGTTTGCAGCTATTCAAGCTGGCCAGGAAACCAGATAGCTGGAAATGACACTGGCCAACTCCGAATCCGACGGTCTGACTCACGTGGTTTGTGCACAGCAAATCGGGAAGGTTCAGTGGTCAAGACATTAGGAAATCCTTTTCGTTTTAATAAATACCATGGACATTTTGTATATCTGATTTTATATAATGATAAAATAAACTCACTAAGCTAGATATTCTGCAATTTGCTTAGTTTCCTTCTCTCTAAAATAGTTTTACTTTACAGTACTTTAAAGAAATTTCAGCTTTGCTACATATTGCAACTTTCGTTGATTTAAGCGTGCTGTTTTTTTCGCTGTGcagttacaattaaaagtCCTTTAGCTTTGGCAGGGAAAAGCTGGCAAACTGGCACTGCAATTCATTGCCACACATCACGACCAGCTGTCCGCCTCTCGAGGAGAAAGTGCAAAAGCGGGAGTGGCAGACAAGAAATTGTCAACCCATCCAACCCAACCCactgccagcagcagcagcagcagctagcaCACAGAGACCCCGAATGAAGTAGCGGAAAATGAAGTTTTTCCGAGTTACATCAGCAACTCCCAGACAGAGCAAACAAAAACTTagcaaattgcaattcatCGCTCACGCAAAAGGGGCTAaactggtggtggtgctgttcGCTGTGCAGCGCTCttaatagaaaataaaagcaaGGCAAAAATCATGTTTTATTTTCCGCTTTACCCGCTCTCCACGCGCCCGacattcccattcccactgCCATTCCCTTTCCCATTTTCATTACAAGCCATTCAGACGGCGCACCCTGGATTTTCCTGGCAGCCATTACAGCCCAGCAAAATGGCGGCGGCACCCGGAAGTCGGCTGTTGCTCCTGCCCTCTCTGTCTATCCGCTGTGTGTGACTCTCACTCGCACTCCCTTGCCCACTTTCTTATCCTGTCGAACTGCGCTGATGAGAAATGACAGGCAATAACGCCGTTAGCCGTGCTCCATCTGCATTTATCATAACTTTTGTGTGTTCTTTGCTTTGATGGCGCTGCTTTGGCCCGcggttattgttgctgtttgtgttgttgttCGTGTCGCTGGGTTTTGTAATCTCTGTTCCCTGTAATTGCCCAGTGCGCTCTGCCTGTTGCCTCCTTATCAGTCTTACCACGCTTAGCTCTTCGGATTCATGGAGATTCAGCACTTGGCGGCGGCTTCAGCGCTCGTTAATGGCAGCAGTCATATGGATGAGTTACTTGCCACTTGACTTAATATGACTTATTGTGCCCTTTAGATTATACATCTATTTATTCGCACAAAATGCATAAAACAGAAGTTAAAGGAAGTTATaatcatttattatttgtatgcTTCTATTATAAAACCATTACTTTTAAGTAAGCACAGTAGTTTACTGCTCCTGAAtcgaaataaatgaaatattcaatCGAGTAGTTTCTCAGCATATTGAATTTGCTTGTAATCTCCAACTGGGCCACACTTTCTATGCTGTGCAGTTCAGAAGCAATTTTGAATGTAATGTAATTTATGCAGCAGCAAAGCCGATTATTTGCACCGGTCCAAAATGCATCCGAAcaaaattgtaatatatacACCCACAAACGAAcagctaaataaatatttgatttgctTTATTGCATCTGGCTATTGGTAGCTGCATAATTGAACGACGAATGCGATTAATTGGCAAAGCAAACAGCATTCGAGGCCATCGAATTATGGGAATTGCGAATGCTAGGCTTAACAATCAAAATTAaagccgggggattttttaATGCGAGTATGTGTAATAATTATCCTTAACGAAGCGATAAATGTCGATCAATTAAATTATGACTGCTAATTAAGTAAGCATACAATTTTTACCGACGcacttgcatttgcatttccagcAGCTTTATGGTTGTGCATCCAATTTGCAGGCCGAGTGGTCCACAATTTTGATGACATTCGCACAAGTTGTGAATAAAAACCGTTTCGAGTGCTTTCGCCTTGTGCAGGCAGTAAGCAGCacgcatacgcactgttggCCAGCACTTTTTGTATATCGATGTCGACTGTGAGTGCAGTTTGCTAAAGTGCTTGCCAAGAGCTGAGCTCCTTTTTTTCGTTCCACCTAATGCCtggcgcgcacacacacacacacaaattgaAGCTCTCCAGGCGATGCAAACGCATGCCCTCCGGATTGTCCTTGAGCTGTCAGTCCGCCAGCAACCCAATTCCCATTCCATATTTCCATACTACCGAAACTTTGCCATGGGCTCTGAAAAAAGCTCGAACAAAAGGAAATGTTCGCTCTGGGCCGAGGGATAtggtaaatggtaaatggCAGAGGAGGATTATATCAGTTCTCTCgctttttttcgctttttttggcCAGGTAATGCGCCCATAACGGATTAGGAGATATCCTCGGGCTTCCATTTCTGCAGCTCTGCAGGTTTTAGATGCTCAACGCAAACAGTTTCCGGCGTTGCCCGGATAATTGCTACAATATACaaaattttcatttagtttATTTGCCCAGCGACAACATGTCAgctcagcagcaacatcggcaaacaacaaacaggCGCGCCCCCAAGTCACAATGGGCTAAAAGTGAATAATTTGGCTTCAGATAAGTAGATTCGTGTTATGCTCGACTAAGAATGATCTACTTTAGCCTCCGTACAGACCCATAGAATCTATTCAAGTGACATTACTTTCTAATTATGCCAAAAACTTGCCAGTTTGGCCCATTGTGCAACTGAACGAGTGTTTGTGCGCAGGAAACTTGTGTATTTATTTGACTTATGTGACGCTGTAAATGGGGGGAGCACGAGTTTGTACGACTGTGGGACTTGGAtgttatttaaaatgcagaCATGTGTAGCCTGTAGTtgctgctattgctgctgGTGCGCCATTAAAATCCCAGCAACATTGTTAATGAACTTTTAATGACTTTTTGTGAGTACACACACTAAAACAATATCAACTTTGGCCTAGCAGGGCGTGTATGCGACACAAATCAGagggttttggttttgtgtattttttttcgcCCAGCCCCCTTTTTTTCTGTATGGAAACAAGCGTGAAATCTAAATGCGAAACAAACTTTTGACACACTACTGGGACAACATACGCAGTGCAGCAGGAACACTATTAATATGCGAAATTTGAATTGGATTCGAGTGGCTGAAAGGCCCGAGGAGGGGCAACTTGTTTACCCGGAAGCCCACTGGGCTTCTGGGTGCGAACGTGTGCAATGCATCTTGATTAACAAATCAACTGGAATTGGAATGCGATTGCATGCGATTCATCAGTAATCGGAAATCTTGGCTGCGGGCCAAATGGGGCCACCATCAATCCAGCCATCCAGCAATCCTGCAGTCCTGTTGCCCCCAAAGCAATGCGAGGCACTTTCGCCTCCATTTAAGGCAAATAAATCCATCAGCCAGGGGGAATCCCAAGTAAATGAGCCTTAAAGTGGGTTCACATGTACTGGAAAGTGATGGTAGAATGTTCACCAATGCATGGAGTGGAATCCCTACCAATTTGGATGGCACAGAAATAGATTTCCACTCATTGTGCTATGAGCTGCAAAATTcagtttaatttataaataatgcAGTACAAGATAGAATTTACTATTAGGGGATGTCTCCTTTGAGACATGGATATTAAATTCATCAAATTATTTTCTCGTATAGAAATGTGGTGacatgaatattattattgacGGAAGCAATTGTTAACTGCAAGTCATATGTGCTGAAATGTAGATTAGCCACcttaaaagtaaacaaatgcTTCTGATAAAACAGTTTATAGGCAAAACCGCTTGATAAGAAATTTGGTTTGGTTCCTGCTCGGATTTATTATCATGCCCTCTCTTTCGCTAGCTTATCGCTGATATTTAAACGCGCGCTTCTCACCACGATCGCACAGTTGTCGAGGAGCCAGTGTTGCGAAAGGTGTGTTGTGCGTCTGCTCTCCGCAGTGGTGAACTACCGATCAGCTGATTACAGCaaacaatttaattgattCGTTATCAGCCGGCtaattatttactttttatagAGTGCAAAATGAGTACAGCCAAGTGGGAGAACAACGAGGAGATTAAGATCTTTCGCGAATACCTTCGCATACCAACGGTGCATCCAAATGTGGATTACAGTGAGTTCCAATGAGCGTATATATCTTTATGAGGCTGCGATAAGAGTACCCTGATCTTTATGACCTTGCCATAAAATGTGTCTGCTATTTATAGCCGCCTGCACGGAATTCTTGAAACGCCAGGCTGCCAGCTTGGACCTGCCCGTGGAAGTTATCTATCCGGTGAACGAGCAGAATCCCGTGGTGGTGCTGAAATGGCAGGGATCCCAGCCGGAACTGCCCTCCATCATCCTCAATTCGCACACGGATGTGGTGCCCGTCTTtgaggagaagtggacacacGGTCCCTTCAGCGCGGATCTGGATGCAGAGGGTCGCATCTTCGCCCGCGGATCGCAGGACATGAAGTGCGTGGGTACCCAATATCTGGGAGCAGTGCGAGCCCTCAAGGCCAGTGGCTATCAACCCAAGAGGACCATCTATCTGACATATGTTCCAGACGAGGAGGTTGGCGGCCACCTGGGCATGCGAGAGCTGGTGAAGAGCGACTACTTCAAGAAGCTCAATGTGGGATTCAGTTTCGACGAGGGAATCTCCAGTGCGGATGAAACCTACGCTCTGTACTACGCTGAACGGACTCTTTGGCGTGAGTAGGCTCCCGCATACAAACAATTTAAGCCAGCCATGTTTTCCTGCAGATCTTCGTTTCAAATTCAGTGGAACTGCTGGTCACGGATCGCTGTTACTTCCGAATACTGCTGGCGAGAAGCTGAACTATGTGGTTGGCAAAATGATGGAGTTCCGCAAATCGCAAGTGCAAAAACTGACTGACGACTCATCCCTCGAAATTGGCGATGTGACCACTGTGAATCTCACACAACTGAGGGGCGGTGTTCAGAGCAATGTGGTTCCCCCACTGCTGGAAGCTGTGTTTGATATCCGCATTGCCGTCACCGTGGACATCCCTGCCTTTGAGAAGCAGATTCGCGACTGGTGCGAGGAGGCTGGCGGCGGCATCGAGCTGGAGTTCGAGATGAAAAACCCCTTTGTGGAGCCAACAAAGATTGACTCGTCGAATGCCTACTGGCTGGCCTTTAAGAAGACTCTCGATGACCTGTAAGGATGAGAAGCTCTGACAAAAGGCATGGCTCTAATATCCTTTCTCGTTGTTTCTTTCAGTGGCCTCAAGGCACGGGTTCGAGTTTTCCCCGGCGCCACGGACAGTCGTTATATTCGGTACGCAGGCATTCCAGCTCTAGGATTCTCGCCCATTAACAACACCCCCATCCTGCTGCACGACCACGATGAATTCCTGAAAGCCGATACCTATTTGCACGGCATTGAGGTGTTCAAGAAGCTCATTCCCGCCGTTGCTGATGCTTAGCGAACTCAATTCAATTATGATATAATgcatttaatgtttattgtaatAACTTTACACAAGCAGGCTTATAGAAACCCACTTAAATAAACAATGTATGAATAAATAAGCCAGTCCGTGTTCCATTAGTGGTgagcaaaaaaagaaatttaattttaaatgaataagtTTGCGGTTTACTATAATGGCTTTGCTAGATAAATTTAAGCTCTTAGCGCAAAGATGAAAACCTGCAAATTGCGGGCTCTTCTACTAAAGTAGCTTAAAGTCAACAACTGATAATGCCATTAAGTCAATCCACACTCAGACTTCAAACCAAACAATACGGTGGATTACAAGTCAGTACCTTTAGAACCGCGGGGCATTCAACTCAAAATGTGCACTTGCCCGGAACAATGGAAGAACGACGAGGAAATAATCATTTTCCAGGAGTATTTGCGCATTCCCTCGGTGCATCCAGATGTGGACTACAGTAAGGATTTGTTTTTCCGCTCCTTGGATTTTGTTATCCCTATTTCCCCTGCAGCTGCATGCGTGGAGTTCCTAAAACGCCAGGCTAGCAACCTTAATCTCCCCGTGGACGTGGTGCATCCTGTTGTGCCTTCGAAACCAGTGGTGATTATGAAGTGGCTGGGCAAGCATCCCGAGCTGAAATCCATTATATTGAACTCGCACATGGACGTGGTGCCCGTGTTTCCCGAAAAGTGGACCCATGAGCCGTTTGGTGCCCACATAGACGCCCAAGGCCGGATTTATGCACGCGGTTCCCAGGACATGAAGTCCGTGGGATGTCAGTACATGGCTGCAGTCCGGGCACTCAAAGCCAGTGGCTATCAGCCAAAAAGGACCATATATTTGACTTTTGTGCCCGACGAGGAAACTGGCGGACACATGGGCATGGCTGAATTCGTGAAAGGTGATTACTTCAAAGCCATGAATGTGGGCTTTAGCCTGGACGAGGGCATCGCCAGTGAAGATGACACTTATCCAGTATTTTACGCCGAGCGTACATTGTGGCGTAAGTCTTCCATTTGCATGAGGAGCAATATATTCTGATTCATTGTATTCCCATGCAGAACTTCGATTTAAATTCAGTGGCACTTCGGGTCATGGATCGCTGCTGCACAAAAGCACGGCTGGCGAAAAGTTTCACCATGTGATGGATAAGCTGATGAAGTTCCGAGAAACCCAGGTCAAGCTACTGGCCGAGGACTCCTCCTTGCAGTCCGGTGATGTGACCACTTTGAACCTGACCCAACTCAACGGTGGCGTCCAAAGCAATGTGGTTCCGCCCGTACTAGAAGCCACTTTCGATATTCGCATAGCCATCAACCAGAATGCCGATGCAATGGAGCACCAGATTCGTGAGTGGTGCAACGAAGTCGGTGGTGGAGTGGAACTGGATTTCACGCTGAAGTGCCCCTCGGTGGTGACCAAGATAGACGACTCCAATCCCTACTGGCTGGGCTTCAAAAAGGGACTGGAGGAACTGTAGGTAAACAGAGATTGTGTAGTTTTCACTTCATAACTTGTTGAAATTTTGCAGAGGTTTGCGCACTCATACACGAGTTTTCCCCGGCGCCACCGATAGCTTCTACGTCCGGCAGGTGGGGATTCCCGCTCTGGGATTTTCACCCATCAACAACACACCGGTGCTGCTGCACAATCATGATGAATATTTGGGCGCCGACACCTATCTGCACGGAATTCAGGTGTACAGGAAGCTCATCCCCTCTATTGCTGATTCATAAAATGAGGCGAAGTTCCACTCATAAATGGAAATCAATATGCTACAATTGGTCTTATCGCTTATGAGTAATGTTTTTGGCTCGATGAGTGTGACTACTTCAAATCATATCTAATTCTAAACAAACGAAAATCACACACTGATAACAGGAATTTCAGACGAGAATGTTTTTGTCATGGACTTTGCCCTCATGCAATATCCAATAAATCGTCACAACTATTGATATCGTTCTCTAAAACTAAAATTCACGTAAAGGGgttgtattttaaatatacacCATAATTAGAAATAATTACATTAATATGTACTCTATTTTCTTATCTaaccaaatacaaattataataaCCTATTTTTTCACAGACCATAAACGTCGGTGGTTGAGTTTTATTGGTATTATGTGAACTTTATCGAATTAGGCTACCGTTTGCTATCAGACATTGGTTTTGGTAGAGTTTTGTACAAGAATATGCGCTGTTATCAATTCTATAACAACCGAGTTTGATAACGAACTCATTATTTGATAATAATTCGTAGCCAAGGCCATACAACCAAAATCAGCCAACACAAAAATTTCTGTATAAGTTCATTTTTTGCCAACTAGCCGCCATTCGAGTTTGGTGACTGGCAGCGAAAACATATCCACAAAATGAGCACCGAAAAATGGGAGGACAACGAGGAAATCAAAATATTCCGGGAATATTTGCGCATTGCTACGGTGCAACCAAATGTGGATTACAGTAAGGATACCCCAAGATATTCCCAGAGGAGCACTACTCACGTATGTACATCTTAACTTCTAGCTGAATGCGTGGAGTTCCTCAAGAGGCAGGCCCACAGCCTGGATCTTCCCGTGGATGTCATATATCCAGTGGAGAAGAAGCCCGTGGTGATCATTAAGTGGTTGGGCACCGAACCCGAGCTGCCCTCCGTCATTCTCAACTCACACAT is part of the Drosophila sechellia strain sech25 chromosome 3R, ASM438219v1, whole genome shotgun sequence genome and encodes:
- the LOC6607531 gene encoding aminoacylase-1, with the translated sequence MSTAKWENNEEIKIFREYLRIPTVHPNVDYTACTEFLKRQAASLDLPVEVIYPVNEQNPVVVLKWQGSQPELPSIILNSHTDVVPVFEEKWTHGPFSADLDAEGRIFARGSQDMKCVGTQYLGAVRALKASGYQPKRTIYLTYVPDEEVGGHLGMRELVKSDYFKKLNVGFSFDEGISSADETYALYYAERTLWHLRFKFSGTAGHGSLLLPNTAGEKLNYVVGKMMEFRKSQVQKLTDDSSLEIGDVTTVNLTQLRGGVQSNVVPPLLEAVFDIRIAVTVDIPAFEKQIRDWCEEAGGGIELEFEMKNPFVEPTKIDSSNAYWLAFKKTLDDLGLKARVRVFPGATDSRYIRYAGIPALGFSPINNTPILLHDHDEFLKADTYLHGIEVFKKLIPAVADA
- the LOC6607532 gene encoding aminoacylase-1 isoform X2 is translated as MCTCPEQWKNDEEIIIFQEYLRIPSVHPDVDYTACVEFLKRQASNLNLPVDVVHPVVPSKPVVIMKWLGKHPELKSIILNSHMDVVPVFPEKWTHEPFGAHIDAQGRIYARGSQDMKSVGCQYMAAVRALKASGYQPKRTIYLTFVPDEETGGHMGMAEFVKGDYFKAMNVGFSLDEGIASEDDTYPVFYAERTLWQLRFKFSGTSGHGSLLHKSTAGEKFHHVMDKLMKFRETQVKLLAEDSSLQSGDVTTLNLTQLNGGVQSNVVPPVLEATFDIRIAINQNADAMEHQIREWCNEVGGGVELDFTLKCPSVVTKIDDSNPYWLGFKKGLEEL
- the LOC6607532 gene encoding aminoacylase-1 isoform X1 yields the protein MCTCPEQWKNDEEIIIFQEYLRIPSVHPDVDYTACVEFLKRQASNLNLPVDVVHPVVPSKPVVIMKWLGKHPELKSIILNSHMDVVPVFPEKWTHEPFGAHIDAQGRIYARGSQDMKSVGCQYMAAVRALKASGYQPKRTIYLTFVPDEETGGHMGMAEFVKGDYFKAMNVGFSLDEGIASEDDTYPVFYAERTLWQLRFKFSGTSGHGSLLHKSTAGEKFHHVMDKLMKFRETQVKLLAEDSSLQSGDVTTLNLTQLNGGVQSNVVPPVLEATFDIRIAINQNADAMEHQIREWCNEVGGGVELDFTLKCPSVVTKIDDSNPYWLGFKKGLEELGLRTHTRVFPGATDSFYVRQVGIPALGFSPINNTPVLLHNHDEYLGADTYLHGIQVYRKLIPSIADS